A genome region from Brooklawnia propionicigenes includes the following:
- a CDS encoding ethanolamine ammonia-lyase reactivating factor EutA, with protein sequence MSETVISVGIDVGTSTTELVFSRLTIENVAGAFVVPRISIVDKTVIYRSRIYLTPLINPELIDVDALRTIVEDEYRAAGVKPSDVHTGAAIITGETARADNAEQVLQALSELAGDFVVAAAGPLLEAVLAARGVGIDSWSRDNPQVIANLDVGGGTTNIAAYRFGRLLGASCLDIGGRLVRVDSGKISYISHQIRRLAAASGIPLEVGDRADLERLRTLARVMARQLAMGVGLISRDEMHSTMYTNMGRPLGSEIIPAAISFSGGVADLIDADRSSNPFRFGDIGPLLGAAIADESAFGLVKRYHGAETIGATVVGAGVHTMEISGSTIEYARELLPIRNVPILRVPDEQAADPARLAAAIKEQLALLNPDDLSRAVAVCFSGQHINSFASVQETAQAIIDGAATILNGPNPLVVVLENDRAKVLGQSLAVQRGRRDDVVCIDGVHTGLGDYIDIGAPVGAGQAVPVVVKTLVFND encoded by the coding sequence ATGAGTGAAACCGTCATCAGTGTCGGTATCGACGTCGGTACCTCCACCACCGAACTGGTATTCAGCAGGCTGACGATCGAGAACGTGGCCGGCGCCTTCGTCGTGCCGCGCATCTCGATCGTCGACAAGACGGTCATCTATCGCAGCCGTATCTATCTCACGCCACTGATCAATCCCGAATTGATCGATGTGGACGCGCTGCGGACGATCGTCGAGGACGAATACCGCGCGGCCGGGGTGAAACCATCCGACGTGCATACCGGTGCTGCGATCATCACCGGTGAGACCGCCCGCGCCGACAACGCCGAGCAGGTCTTGCAGGCGCTCAGTGAACTCGCCGGTGACTTCGTTGTCGCCGCCGCCGGCCCGCTGCTCGAAGCGGTGCTGGCGGCCCGCGGGGTCGGCATCGATTCGTGGTCACGGGACAATCCCCAGGTCATCGCCAATCTCGACGTCGGTGGCGGGACGACCAACATTGCGGCCTACCGGTTCGGCCGGCTGCTCGGGGCGTCCTGCCTGGATATCGGCGGACGCCTGGTGCGGGTCGACAGTGGCAAGATCAGCTACATCTCGCATCAGATCCGCCGGCTCGCCGCGGCATCCGGTATCCCGCTGGAGGTGGGCGATCGCGCCGATCTGGAGCGCCTGCGGACCCTGGCAAGGGTGATGGCCAGGCAACTGGCGATGGGCGTCGGGCTGATCTCCCGAGATGAGATGCACTCGACCATGTACACCAACATGGGACGACCGCTCGGTTCCGAGATCATCCCGGCGGCGATCAGCTTCTCCGGTGGCGTGGCCGATCTGATCGATGCCGATCGCAGCTCGAACCCGTTCCGCTTCGGCGACATTGGGCCGCTGCTGGGTGCCGCGATCGCTGACGAGAGCGCATTCGGCCTGGTGAAGCGCTATCACGGCGCGGAAACCATCGGTGCGACGGTAGTGGGCGCGGGTGTCCACACCATGGAGATCAGCGGGTCGACGATCGAGTACGCGCGGGAGCTGCTGCCGATCCGCAATGTGCCGATCCTGCGGGTTCCCGATGAACAGGCAGCCGACCCGGCCCGGTTGGCGGCCGCGATCAAAGAGCAACTCGCCCTGCTCAATCCCGACGATCTCAGTCGTGCGGTGGCGGTCTGCTTCAGCGGTCAGCACATCAATTCGTTCGCCTCGGTTCAGGAGACGGCGCAGGCGATCATCGACGGCGCGGCCACCATCTTGAACGGGCCCAATCCGCTGGTGGTCGTCCTGGAAAACGACCGCGCCAAGGTGCTCGGCCAATCCCTCGCGGTGCAACGTGGGCGCCGCGATGATGTGGTCTGCATCGACGGCGTCCACACCGGGTTGGGCGATTACATC
- a CDS encoding zinc-dependent alcohol dehydrogenase: MNAAVVTRFRHPLELRQLPVPTPGPGQVLVRVRACGVCHTDLHAVEGDWPDKPSLPRVPGHEAVGEVVQLGPGVDYLSIGDRVGVPWLHWACGTCEQCLSGWETLCNQQLRSGYDVDGGFAEYLVAYGRFATRLPDGLDYIAAAPLICAGLTVYKGLMMADADPGDWVVISGIGGLGHLAVQYGRAMGFQVVAVDIDDAKLNLAARLGATMTINVRNTDPVGYLQRQIGGAHGALVTAVSPPAFGQAVGMMRPGGTVVLNGLPPGDFPLSIYDMVMRAITLRGSIVGTRYDLGRALHLAAQEKIAATVQTARLQDINEVMEHMQTSALPGRTVLELG, encoded by the coding sequence ATGAATGCGGCTGTGGTCACCCGGTTCCGTCACCCGCTCGAGCTGCGCCAGCTGCCGGTACCCACCCCCGGCCCCGGCCAGGTCCTGGTCCGGGTCCGGGCCTGCGGAGTCTGCCATACCGACCTGCATGCCGTTGAAGGTGATTGGCCCGACAAGCCATCGTTGCCGCGAGTACCCGGCCACGAGGCGGTCGGCGAGGTCGTCCAGTTGGGCCCGGGGGTGGACTATCTCAGCATCGGCGACCGGGTCGGCGTGCCGTGGCTGCACTGGGCCTGCGGAACCTGTGAGCAGTGCCTGTCGGGCTGGGAGACACTGTGCAACCAGCAGTTGCGCTCCGGCTACGACGTCGATGGTGGCTTCGCCGAATACCTGGTGGCCTATGGACGGTTCGCGACGAGACTGCCCGACGGGCTCGACTACATCGCCGCGGCGCCGCTGATCTGCGCGGGCCTGACCGTCTACAAGGGCCTGATGATGGCCGACGCCGACCCGGGTGACTGGGTGGTCATCTCCGGCATCGGTGGTCTGGGACATCTGGCCGTCCAGTACGGCAGGGCGATGGGATTCCAGGTGGTCGCCGTCGACATCGACGACGCCAAGCTGAACCTGGCGGCCCGGCTGGGTGCGACCATGACCATCAACGTCCGCAACACCGACCCGGTCGGCTATCTGCAACGTCAGATCGGTGGTGCGCACGGCGCCCTGGTGACCGCCGTCTCCCCGCCGGCATTCGGGCAGGCGGTCGGCATGATGCGTCCTGGTGGCACCGTGGTGCTCAACGGCTTGCCCCCGGGCGATTTCCCGTTGTCGATCTACGACATGGTGATGCGCGCCATCACCTTGCGCGGGTCGATCGTGGGCACCCGCTACGATCTCGGGCGCGCACTGCACCTGGCGGCGCAGGAGAAGATCGCTGCCACGGTACAGACCGCGAGGCTGCAAGACATCAACGAGGTGATGGAGCACATGCAGACCTCCGCTCTGCCTGGGCGCACCGTGCTCGAACTCGGCTGA